A region from the Salinivibrio kushneri genome encodes:
- a CDS encoding ATP-grasp domain-containing protein: MTKPSMMLIGQAGMPNYPVSRPLGWFEFLPAWCFYTPVVVQSIGLGLYYRSLTLPLIANPGISLSGMVGEAKSEVFAQAGDTAQRYIAAYWRWTRPNAITPSIKKTLLAELAKAGITMPLVAKPDKGCRGAGVQRIDTERKLFAYIRTFPPDRDIIFQALAPYDAEAGVFYIRYPGEERGQIFSLGLKYLPAVIGDGKRTLAALIQHHDAASVRGHLYHQRHHHQLDEVIPAGVRMPLAFSGSHCRGAIFKDGAAWVTPALTAKIDTIAKDINGFYFGRFDIKFRDIASLQQGKGLCIVEINGASSEPAHIWDSEGGYFQAIRALLHQYRHLYHIGARLRLRGHQPPSVFALLRAWYQERRWMKQYPGTD, from the coding sequence ATGACAAAGCCCTCGATGATGCTCATCGGTCAAGCTGGCATGCCCAATTACCCTGTGTCACGGCCGTTGGGCTGGTTTGAGTTTCTGCCGGCGTGGTGTTTCTACACGCCCGTCGTGGTTCAATCAATCGGGCTTGGCCTCTACTATCGCAGTTTGACATTGCCATTGATTGCCAACCCAGGCATCTCCCTTTCAGGAATGGTGGGTGAGGCTAAATCAGAGGTGTTTGCTCAAGCGGGCGACACGGCGCAACGATACATCGCTGCCTATTGGCGATGGACGCGGCCCAATGCCATCACCCCCAGCATTAAAAAAACGCTACTTGCCGAACTTGCGAAGGCAGGTATCACTATGCCGCTGGTGGCTAAGCCGGACAAAGGCTGTCGAGGGGCTGGTGTTCAGCGCATTGATACGGAAAGAAAGCTCTTCGCCTATATCCGCACATTTCCACCCGACAGAGACATTATTTTCCAAGCATTGGCACCTTACGACGCGGAAGCGGGGGTTTTCTATATTCGCTATCCCGGCGAGGAAAGGGGGCAAATATTTTCCCTCGGGTTGAAATACTTGCCCGCTGTGATCGGTGATGGTAAGCGCACCTTAGCCGCGCTTATCCAACACCATGATGCCGCCTCTGTGCGTGGACATCTTTATCATCAGCGCCACCATCATCAGCTTGATGAGGTAATACCAGCTGGCGTACGTATGCCGCTAGCCTTCTCGGGTAGCCACTGCCGCGGTGCCATCTTTAAAGATGGGGCGGCTTGGGTGACGCCGGCGCTGACGGCAAAAATAGATACGATCGCCAAAGACATTAATGGCTTTTACTTCGGCCGTTTCGATATCAAGTTTCGCGATATCGCGTCGTTACAACAAGGGAAGGGGCTGTGTATTGTCGAGATCAACGGCGCGAGTAGTGAGCCGGCGCATATTTGGGACAGTGAGGGGGGCTATTTCCAAGCCATCAGAGCACTTCTGCACCAATATCGGCATTTGTACCATATTGGCGCACGCTTGCGATTGCGGGGGCACCAACCACCTTCTGTGTTTGCTTTGCTACGCGCCTGGTATCAAGAAAGGCGCTGGATGAAGCAATACCCAGGAACGGACTAA
- a CDS encoding DedA family protein, which translates to MVENIIPSLATLPSLGLFFVIIFASYVFEDGAIALAAFVAVQAVLAWPMALLAIFVGIASGDIALFLLGRYARRYRRLRARLLMLKGVRDARHLLRRHAFLNLFLIRFIPGLRTVTYSLSGFLFIPFRTFLLSVGIATACWTGVIFWGAFTIEHSEWLAEKQLTGWAFAIAVIALVLMNRFLRRRALLTPAKGSV; encoded by the coding sequence ATGGTTGAGAACATAATACCCAGTTTGGCGACCTTACCGTCACTGGGTTTATTTTTTGTGATTATATTTGCTTCGTATGTCTTTGAAGATGGTGCGATCGCGCTGGCCGCTTTTGTTGCTGTTCAAGCGGTATTAGCCTGGCCTATGGCGTTACTGGCTATCTTTGTTGGTATTGCCAGTGGTGATATCGCGCTATTCTTACTGGGCCGGTACGCGCGACGCTACCGGCGTTTACGTGCCCGTCTGTTAATGCTAAAAGGCGTCCGTGACGCGCGCCACTTGTTGCGTCGGCATGCTTTTTTAAACCTGTTTCTTATACGCTTTATTCCCGGGCTTAGAACGGTCACCTACAGCCTCAGTGGGTTTCTTTTTATCCCGTTTCGTACGTTTTTATTGTCCGTGGGGATTGCCACCGCCTGTTGGACAGGCGTGATCTTTTGGGGGGCATTCACCATTGAGCACAGTGAATGGCTAGCAGAGAAACAGCTCACTGGGTGGGCCTTTGCTATTGCGGTTATCGCGTTGGTGCTGATGAATCGTTTTCTTCGTCGTCGCGCATTGTTAACCCCCGCAAAAGGTTCGGTATGA
- a CDS encoding SDR family oxidoreductase — protein sequence MNPVAIVTGASGGIGRETAKLLAQRGYAICINYLSNSESAFALVDELQAIGVNAIAVQADVSSEEGVKRLFSEADNRLGNITALVNNAGIMLPQSAVSSMDAERINAMFQANVTSAFLCCREAVHRMAQSRGGNGGAIVNVSSAAVKTGSPNEYVDYAATKAALDTLTMGLAKEVGREGIRVNAVRPGPIDTDMHAAGGEPDRVARVADNIPLGRGGSTLEVAEMIAWLLSDNASYSTGSLFDVAGGM from the coding sequence ATGAATCCAGTTGCGATTGTAACCGGGGCAAGTGGCGGCATTGGCCGTGAGACGGCAAAACTATTGGCACAGCGTGGCTATGCCATTTGCATCAATTATCTGAGCAACAGTGAATCTGCTTTTGCGCTTGTTGATGAACTTCAAGCGATTGGTGTCAATGCCATTGCGGTTCAGGCGGATGTGTCGAGCGAAGAGGGCGTGAAGCGCTTATTTAGCGAAGCAGACAACCGTTTGGGAAATATCACTGCACTGGTTAACAACGCAGGGATCATGTTGCCGCAGTCGGCGGTGAGCAGTATGGATGCCGAGCGGATCAACGCGATGTTCCAAGCGAATGTCACCAGTGCCTTTTTGTGTTGCCGCGAAGCGGTACACCGCATGGCGCAGTCCCGCGGCGGGAACGGTGGCGCGATTGTCAACGTATCTTCCGCAGCGGTAAAAACCGGATCGCCCAATGAATATGTTGACTACGCAGCCACCAAAGCTGCCCTTGATACTTTGACCATGGGGCTCGCTAAAGAGGTGGGGCGTGAAGGTATTCGTGTCAATGCGGTACGGCCAGGACCCATCGATACGGATATGCATGCCGCAGGCGGTGAGCCGGATCGTGTCGCCCGCGTAGCGGATAACATTCCACTCGGGCGTGGTGGCTCTACCCTTGAAGTGGCCGAAATGATTGCTTGGTTATTATCTGATAATGCCTCGTACTCGACAGGCAGCTTATTTGATGTGGCGGGGGGGATGTAA
- a CDS encoding methyl-accepting chemotaxis protein, giving the protein MTLDKMGSVRNKGGSMTGNAMNKQSWFWVAIGTTLALLVLVSGRFFSEQFYGVAGLLACQALVTVLAMRVYASTPKEVSRQDIEEETQTLPMETVGRLATRATMNAMNAAEVSHRSDILKTRLTDQFSAVVEVTETAQHIEQTLADTCQAQAASVEQVTRMRDLSLEGADKLTDSIEEMRDINQKTAETVARIKALDANVNKVSDVAQVIDAIAEQTNLLALNAAIEAARAGEQGRGFAVVADEVRQLAQRTSQSTSEVAEIIKQIMTESSNVMTHIQTLSSDVESGTLNVERGGEILTGLSSRADQVEAAVRQMADGSSQNSASLEQIASALTQVRTGLKDSDNQVIALSQEAEGLMETTEKTNAVFAELSEASPHQRFFKAASLCRDRIEVAFAQAIEQGEISKSDLFDRHYQPIANTDPKKYTTRFDSLCDRILPPIQEPILETDENIVYVIANDNHGYVPTHNQRFCQPLTGDYAQDITGNRTKRLFDDRTGRRCGQHTDTMLLQTYKRDTGEVMHDLSVPLFVAGQHWGAVRMGYYPPVSAD; this is encoded by the coding sequence ATGACGTTGGATAAAATGGGTTCAGTGAGGAACAAAGGTGGTTCGATGACAGGGAATGCAATGAACAAACAATCATGGTTTTGGGTTGCCATAGGCACCACGTTGGCACTGTTAGTGTTGGTGAGTGGGCGCTTTTTTTCCGAGCAGTTTTATGGCGTGGCGGGGCTACTGGCTTGTCAAGCGCTCGTGACTGTGTTGGCAATGAGGGTGTACGCGTCGACACCCAAGGAGGTATCGAGGCAGGATATTGAGGAGGAAACCCAAACGCTACCGATGGAGACGGTTGGACGGCTAGCAACGCGCGCCACTATGAACGCCATGAATGCGGCGGAAGTCTCGCATCGCTCAGATATATTGAAAACGCGACTAACCGACCAATTTTCTGCGGTGGTGGAAGTGACCGAGACGGCACAGCATATCGAACAGACGTTGGCTGATACCTGCCAAGCGCAGGCAGCGTCTGTTGAGCAAGTGACGCGCATGCGAGATCTGAGCTTGGAAGGTGCCGATAAGCTCACGGACTCCATTGAGGAAATGCGTGATATTAACCAAAAAACGGCTGAAACAGTGGCACGTATTAAAGCGCTAGACGCTAACGTCAATAAAGTGAGTGATGTCGCACAAGTCATTGATGCGATTGCAGAGCAAACGAACCTATTGGCGTTGAATGCCGCCATTGAAGCAGCACGAGCGGGAGAGCAAGGGCGTGGCTTTGCGGTGGTGGCCGACGAAGTGCGTCAGCTTGCTCAGCGTACGTCACAAAGCACCAGTGAAGTCGCGGAAATCATAAAACAGATCATGACAGAGTCGAGTAATGTGATGACCCATATTCAAACGCTGTCATCGGATGTCGAGTCAGGGACGTTGAATGTTGAAAGAGGGGGAGAGATTTTAACCGGCCTCTCGTCCAGAGCCGATCAGGTTGAAGCCGCCGTGAGACAAATGGCGGATGGATCGTCACAAAACAGTGCAAGCCTCGAGCAAATTGCTTCAGCATTGACCCAAGTGCGGACTGGATTGAAAGACAGTGATAACCAGGTGATTGCGCTGAGCCAAGAAGCGGAAGGCTTGATGGAAACCACCGAAAAAACCAATGCCGTTTTTGCCGAGCTGTCTGAGGCGAGTCCGCATCAACGCTTTTTCAAAGCGGCCAGTTTATGTCGCGATCGCATAGAGGTGGCGTTTGCACAAGCCATTGAGCAGGGTGAGATCAGTAAAAGTGATTTGTTTGATCGTCACTACCAGCCGATCGCGAATACCGATCCTAAAAAATATACCACCCGATTTGATAGCTTGTGTGATCGGATCTTACCGCCTATTCAAGAGCCAATTCTTGAGACTGATGAGAATATTGTTTATGTGATTGCCAATGACAACCATGGCTACGTCCCCACGCATAATCAGCGCTTTTGCCAGCCTCTCACCGGCGATTATGCGCAAGATATCACCGGAAACCGGACTAAACGCTTATTTGATGACCGAACAGGTAGGCGTTGCGGTCAACATACTGATACCATGTTGCTGCAGACCTACAAGCGCGATACCGGTGAGGTAATGCATGATCTCTCTGTCCCTCTTTTCGTTGCAGGTCAACATTGGGGCGCAGTGAGAATGGGGTATTATCCACCGGTATCGGCGGATTAA